From a region of the Candidatus Pantoea bituminis genome:
- a CDS encoding YjbF family lipoprotein — MRQLPLLLACLLLQACTQTQKGLEQTVMLAISGPDDVTVTDQQVDALPYASIYARINEGPRIFVVLGYNENNQQKWVTQDKAMLVTAKGRLIKTLGLPDDLQQVSNLQQDPLADSLHIQEGASWTRIVQWTEQGKVRAGTVSSTFQRGDDEVIEIAGNRIACRVWHEQARIDSLGRKWENTFWIDNRSGEVVQAHQMLAADAFPVEITILKPAKS, encoded by the coding sequence GTGCGCCAACTTCCTCTGCTGCTCGCTTGCCTGTTGCTGCAGGCTTGTACACAAACGCAAAAAGGGCTGGAACAAACCGTGATGCTAGCCATCAGCGGCCCCGATGATGTAACCGTTACTGACCAACAGGTAGACGCTCTGCCTTACGCCAGCATTTACGCCCGAATCAATGAAGGCCCGCGTATTTTTGTTGTGCTGGGTTACAACGAAAACAATCAACAAAAATGGGTAACGCAAGACAAAGCCATGCTGGTGACCGCAAAGGGTCGTTTGATTAAAACGCTGGGCCTGCCAGACGATTTACAGCAGGTTAGCAATCTGCAGCAGGATCCACTCGCAGACAGCCTGCACATTCAAGAGGGTGCAAGCTGGACACGCATTGTGCAGTGGACCGAACAAGGTAAAGTGCGCGCTGGCACGGTCAGTTCCACTTTCCAGCGCGGCGACGATGAAGTGATAGAGATTGCGGGTAATCGCATCGCCTGTCGGGTTTGGCATGAGCAGGCGCGTATCGACAGCTTGGGTCGCAAATGGGAAAACACGTTCTGGATCGATAACCGCAGCGGCGAAGTGGTGCAAGCCCATCAGATGCTGGCGGCGGATGCCTTCCCTGTTGAAATCACCATTCTGAAGCCGGCAAAATCATGA
- a CDS encoding SMR family transporter, which produces MFNVYIILAIAICAETLATTMMKSSEGFTRLLPSVVVVVGYAISFYGLSQVVKTMNIGVAYAIWAGMGITLVSILSWAIYKQKLDLPALLGMGLIIAGVVVIQLFSKSVTHG; this is translated from the coding sequence ATGTTTAACGTTTATATCATATTAGCGATCGCCATCTGCGCCGAAACCTTAGCAACGACCATGATGAAATCATCGGAGGGTTTTACTCGCCTGCTGCCCAGCGTTGTGGTGGTGGTTGGGTACGCCATCTCGTTTTATGGCCTGTCTCAGGTAGTCAAAACCATGAATATCGGCGTCGCCTATGCGATTTGGGCAGGAATGGGCATTACGCTGGTGTCCATTTTGTCGTGGGCTATTTATAAACAGAAACTGGATCTACCGGCGCTGCTGGGAATGGGATTAATTATTGCCGGCGTGGTGGTGATTCAGCTGTTTTCAAAATCGGTCACTCACGGATAA
- the yjbE gene encoding exopolysaccharide production protein YjbE encodes MKKYMVAGAALLYVAVSSSAFAAPEEAGAAAGAQAGAISAGASTAVGIGALGALVGLGVAASGGGDGANTGTTTTTTTSTTR; translated from the coding sequence ATGAAAAAATACATGGTTGCCGGTGCAGCCCTACTTTACGTTGCTGTCTCTTCCAGTGCTTTTGCAGCGCCAGAAGAAGCAGGTGCCGCAGCAGGCGCGCAGGCGGGAGCAATCTCTGCCGGTGCGTCTACCGCTGTCGGTATCGGCGCACTCGGCGCGTTAGTGGGACTCGGCGTTGCCGCTTCTGGCGGTGGTGACGGGGCAAATACCGGTACAACAACCACGACCACAACGAGCACCACTCGTTGA
- the aqpZ gene encoding aquaporin Z, producing the protein MQKFVAEILGTFVLVLGGCGSAVLAAAFPELGIGFAGVALAFGLSVLVMAYAVGHISGGHFNPAVTIGLLVGGRIPSSHVLPYIIAQLIGAVGAGAVLYLIASGKADFDVAASGFASNGYGEQSPGGYNLMSAMIIEVVLTAIFLIVIMGATDKRAPAGFAPIAIGLALTLIHLISIPVTNTSVNPARSTGVALFQGDWAISQLWVFWLMPVIGAAIGGVIYRFILEKAE; encoded by the coding sequence ATGCAAAAGTTCGTGGCGGAGATCCTCGGCACATTTGTGCTGGTGTTAGGCGGTTGTGGCAGCGCAGTGTTGGCTGCAGCGTTTCCAGAGTTAGGTATTGGCTTTGCTGGCGTCGCGCTGGCGTTTGGCTTGTCCGTATTAGTGATGGCCTACGCGGTGGGTCATATTTCGGGTGGTCACTTTAATCCAGCGGTCACTATTGGCTTGCTGGTCGGTGGCCGCATCCCGTCATCACACGTTTTACCCTATATTATTGCGCAACTTATTGGTGCGGTAGGTGCAGGTGCCGTGTTGTATTTGATTGCCAGCGGTAAAGCGGATTTCGATGTTGCTGCCAGCGGTTTTGCATCAAATGGTTACGGCGAACAATCACCGGGCGGCTACAACTTGATGTCAGCGATGATCATTGAAGTGGTGCTGACGGCCATTTTCCTGATTGTCATCATGGGCGCGACAGATAAGCGTGCACCGGCAGGCTTCGCCCCTATCGCAATTGGCCTGGCCTTAACCTTAATTCATCTGATCAGTATTCCTGTCACCAACACCTCCGTTAACCCAGCGCGCAGCACCGGCGTTGCCTTGTTTCAGGGCGATTGGGCGATTTCACAACTGTGGGTCTTCTGGCTGATGCCCGTCATTGGTGCGGCAATTGGTGGTGTGATCTACCGCTTTATACTGGAAAAAGCAGAGTAA
- the pgi gene encoding glucose-6-phosphate isomerase produces the protein MKNINPTQTAAWKALQQHFEQMKTVEIADLFAQDADRFAKFSATFDDQMLVDFSKNRITQETLDKLQALAKETDLSGAIKSMFSGEKINRTEDRAVLHVALRNRSNTPIVVDGKDVMPEVNAVLDKMKGFSERIISGEWKGYTGKPITDVVNIGIGGSDLGPFMVTEALRPYKNHLNMHFVSNVDGTHIAETLKDLSPETTLFLVASKTFTTQETMTNAHSARDWFLKTAGDQQHVAKHFAALSTNAKAVGEFGIDTNNMFEFWDWVGGRYSLWSAIGLSIILSIGFDNFEQLLSGAHAMDKHYSNTPAEQNLPVLLALIGIWYNNFFGAETEAILPYDQYMHRFAAYFQQGNMESNGKYVDREGNPVDYQTGPIIWGEPGTNGQHAFYQLIHQGTKLVPCDFIAPAITHNALTDHHPKLLSNFFAQTEALAFGKSREVVEKEFTDAGKTAESVAHIVPFKVFEGNRPTNSILLREITPFSLGALIALYEHKIFTQGAILNIFTFDQWGVELGKQLANRILPELENDDKIESHDSSTNALINRYKSWR, from the coding sequence ATGAAAAATATCAATCCGACACAAACCGCAGCCTGGAAAGCGCTGCAACAGCATTTTGAACAGATGAAAACGGTAGAAATCGCCGACTTGTTTGCCCAAGATGCCGATCGTTTTGCCAAATTCTCTGCCACCTTTGATGATCAGATGCTGGTGGATTTCTCGAAAAACCGCATCACTCAGGAAACCCTCGATAAATTACAGGCGCTGGCGAAAGAGACCGATCTGAGCGGTGCCATCAAATCCATGTTCTCTGGCGAGAAGATTAACCGCACCGAAGATCGAGCGGTTCTGCACGTTGCGCTGCGCAACCGCAGCAACACGCCAATCGTGGTTGATGGCAAAGATGTAATGCCGGAAGTGAACGCAGTGCTGGATAAGATGAAAGGCTTCTCTGAGCGCATCATCAGCGGCGAATGGAAAGGCTATACCGGCAAACCGATCACCGATGTCGTCAATATCGGTATTGGCGGCTCGGACCTCGGCCCTTTCATGGTGACCGAAGCGCTGCGCCCCTATAAAAATCATCTGAACATGCATTTTGTCTCCAACGTTGATGGCACCCATATCGCCGAAACGTTGAAAGATCTCAGCCCGGAAACCACGCTGTTCCTGGTGGCATCTAAAACCTTCACCACGCAAGAAACCATGACAAACGCCCACAGCGCGCGTGACTGGTTCCTGAAGACGGCGGGCGATCAGCAGCATGTGGCGAAACACTTTGCCGCGCTGTCGACCAACGCGAAAGCGGTGGGTGAGTTCGGTATCGATACCAATAACATGTTCGAATTTTGGGACTGGGTTGGCGGACGCTATTCACTCTGGTCAGCGATTGGCTTGTCGATCATTCTTTCCATCGGTTTCGATAACTTCGAGCAGCTGCTAAGCGGCGCGCATGCAATGGACAAGCATTATTCCAACACGCCGGCTGAACAAAACTTGCCGGTGCTGCTGGCGCTGATTGGTATTTGGTACAACAACTTTTTTGGTGCTGAAACCGAAGCTATTCTACCGTATGACCAATACATGCACCGTTTTGCGGCCTATTTCCAGCAAGGCAATATGGAATCCAACGGTAAATATGTCGATCGCGAAGGCAATCCGGTGGATTACCAAACCGGCCCAATCATTTGGGGCGAGCCTGGCACCAATGGTCAGCACGCGTTCTATCAGCTGATTCACCAAGGCACCAAATTGGTTCCGTGTGACTTCATCGCACCTGCGATTACGCACAATGCCTTAACCGATCATCATCCAAAACTGCTGTCGAACTTCTTTGCTCAAACCGAAGCGCTGGCATTTGGTAAGTCGCGTGAAGTGGTTGAAAAAGAGTTTACTGACGCCGGTAAAACAGCGGAATCCGTTGCGCACATCGTGCCATTCAAAGTGTTTGAAGGTAACCGCCCAACCAACTCGATTCTGCTGCGTGAAATTACGCCGTTCAGCCTGGGCGCACTGATTGCACTGTATGAGCACAAAATTTTCACTCAGGGCGCCATTCTGAATATCTTCACTTTCGATCAGTGGGGTGTGGAATTAGGTAAGCAACTGGCAAACCGTATTCTGCCTGAACTCGAAAATGACGACAAAATTGAGAGCCATGACAGTTCCACCAATGCCTTAATTAACCGCTATAAATCCTGGCGTTAA
- the lysC gene encoding lysine-sensitive aspartokinase 3 → MSQTLIVAKFGGTSVADFEAMNRSADVVLANANTRLVVLSASAGITNLLVSLAEGQEPSQRVLLLEEIRRIQYNIIDHLQRPDVIRDEIDRMIENIAMLSEAAALATSTALTDELVSHGELMSTLLFVEILRERQVNAEWFDVRKVMRTNDRFGRAEPEVNVLAEQTIAQLKPRIEQALVVTQGFIGSESKGRTTTLGRGGSDYTAALLGEALHAARIDIWTDVPGIYTTDPRVVPTAKRIDEITFEEAAEMATFGAKVLHPATLLPAVRSDIPVFVGSSKNPSAGGTRVCNESQNPPLFRALALRRKQTLLTLHSLNMLHARGFLAEVFNILARHSMSVDLITTSEVSVALTLDTTGSTSTGDSLLTQALLTELSSLCRVEVEENLALVAIIGNNLSKACGVGKEVFGVLEPFNLRMICYGASSYNLCFLVPGTDAESVVRTLHHNLFE, encoded by the coding sequence ATGTCTCAAACTCTGATTGTGGCGAAATTTGGTGGCACCAGCGTTGCCGATTTCGAAGCCATGAACCGCAGCGCCGATGTGGTGCTGGCCAATGCCAATACGCGTCTGGTGGTGCTTTCCGCCTCTGCGGGCATTACCAATCTCCTTGTTTCTCTCGCTGAAGGTCAGGAACCGTCGCAACGCGTCCTGCTGCTGGAAGAGATCCGCCGTATTCAATACAACATCATTGATCATCTGCAACGTCCCGACGTCATTCGTGACGAAATCGACCGCATGATCGAAAACATTGCCATGTTGTCTGAAGCTGCCGCGCTGGCAACCTCTACCGCGTTAACCGACGAACTGGTGAGCCACGGTGAGTTGATGTCGACGCTGCTGTTTGTGGAGATTCTCCGCGAACGTCAGGTAAACGCTGAATGGTTTGATGTGCGTAAAGTGATGCGGACCAACGACCGTTTTGGCCGCGCTGAACCGGAAGTCAACGTGTTGGCAGAACAGACGATCGCGCAACTTAAGCCGCGTATCGAGCAAGCGCTGGTGGTAACGCAGGGCTTTATCGGCAGTGAAAGCAAAGGTCGCACCACCACGTTAGGCCGTGGCGGCAGTGATTACACCGCAGCGCTGTTAGGCGAAGCGCTGCATGCTGCACGCATTGATATCTGGACCGATGTGCCCGGTATTTACACTACCGATCCTCGCGTCGTGCCAACAGCGAAGCGCATTGATGAAATTACCTTCGAAGAAGCGGCCGAAATGGCAACCTTTGGTGCCAAGGTGCTGCATCCCGCTACGCTGTTGCCTGCGGTTCGCAGCGATATTCCGGTATTTGTAGGTTCAAGCAAAAACCCGTCTGCGGGTGGCACACGCGTTTGTAATGAAAGTCAGAACCCACCGCTGTTCCGTGCGCTGGCGCTGCGTCGCAAGCAAACCTTGCTGACCTTACACAGCCTGAACATGCTGCATGCACGTGGCTTCCTTGCCGAAGTCTTTAACATCCTGGCGCGCCACAGTATGTCGGTTGATTTGATTACCACTTCCGAAGTGAGCGTGGCGTTGACGCTCGACACCACCGGTTCAACCTCCACCGGTGACAGCCTGCTGACACAGGCTTTGCTGACTGAACTTTCGTCGCTGTGCCGGGTAGAAGTGGAAGAGAATCTGGCGTTGGTGGCCATTATCGGCAACAACCTGTCGAAAGCTTGCGGTGTGGGCAAAGAGGTCTTCGGGGTACTCGAACCTTTCAACTTGCGTATGATTTGCTATGGTGCCAGCAGCTATAACCTCTGTTTTCTGGTGCCAGGCACCGATGCGGAGAGCGTAGTACGTACTCTGCATCACAACCTTTTTGAATAA
- a CDS encoding ABC transporter permease, producing MRGKRLALLLLLPFALFWVAFQLAPLVWIAINSFWSEMNEAWGWDNYHDILTSPFYLQAFRFSLDISFWSSVYGLLISLIAGYSLHQVGSGRLQRFMMSFTNMTSNFAGVPLAFAFVILLGLNGCLTLLLRHYELIESFKLFSRNGMVLVYTWFQIPLGVLLLYPAFDGLKRDWQESAALLGASRWRYWWHIGLPILFPALLGTFVILLANALGAYATIYALTTGNFNVVPVRIAALVSGDISLDPNTGSALAMLLVLIMALITVVQQYLVRRSYLNAK from the coding sequence ATGAGGGGAAAGAGGTTAGCTTTGCTGCTTCTGCTCCCCTTCGCGCTGTTTTGGGTCGCTTTTCAGCTCGCCCCGTTGGTATGGATTGCTATCAACAGCTTTTGGAGCGAGATGAATGAAGCCTGGGGCTGGGATAACTATCACGACATCCTGACGTCACCCTTTTATTTACAGGCCTTCCGTTTCTCGTTAGACATCTCGTTTTGGTCGAGTGTGTATGGGCTGCTGATTTCCCTGATTGCCGGTTATTCACTGCATCAGGTCGGTAGCGGGCGTTTACAACGCTTCATGATGTCGTTCACTAACATGACCAGCAACTTTGCTGGCGTGCCGCTGGCGTTTGCTTTCGTGATTCTACTCGGCCTGAATGGCTGCCTGACCTTACTGCTGCGCCATTATGAATTGATTGAAAGCTTCAAGCTGTTCTCGCGTAACGGCATGGTGCTGGTTTACACCTGGTTCCAGATCCCCCTTGGCGTACTGCTGCTTTATCCGGCATTTGATGGATTAAAACGTGACTGGCAGGAATCTGCCGCGCTGCTGGGTGCCAGCCGCTGGCGCTACTGGTGGCATATCGGCCTGCCGATTTTGTTTCCGGCACTGCTTGGCACCTTTGTCATTTTACTGGCGAATGCGTTGGGCGCTTACGCCACCATTTATGCCCTGACCACCGGCAATTTCAACGTCGTTCCGGTACGGATTGCGGCATTGGTTTCGGGTGATATCTCGCTGGATCCCAACACTGGCAGCGCGCTGGCCATGCTGCTGGTGCTGATCATGGCGCTGATTACCGTGGTGCAGCAGTATTTGGTGCGCCGCAGCTATCTCAACGCGAAATAG
- the panS gene encoding ketopantoate/pantoate/pantothenate transporter PanS, translated as MLATLTRLFPLWAVLLSVAAYYSPTTFLGIGPWVTYLLMLIMFGMGVTLNIDDFKRVLVRPAPVIAGTFLHYLVMPLAAWGLAKLFHMPPDLAAGMILVGSVASGTASNVMIYLAKGDVALSVTISSVSALVGVFATPLLTRFYVDTHIQVDVVGMLLSIVKIVVIPISLGLIIHHSMNSVVRRVEPYLPAFSMICILLIISAVVAGSQSFIGSVGLVVIVAVILHNAIGLLGGYWGGKLFGFDESTCRTLALEVGMQNSGLAATLGKLYFSPLAALPGALFSVWHNLSGSLLAGYWSGKPIKKK; from the coding sequence ATGCTCGCCACTTTAACCCGCCTGTTCCCACTGTGGGCCGTGCTGTTATCTGTTGCCGCTTACTATTCCCCAACGACATTTCTTGGTATTGGTCCCTGGGTTACTTACCTGCTGATGCTGATTATGTTTGGTATGGGTGTAACGCTCAATATTGATGATTTCAAACGGGTGCTGGTGCGCCCGGCACCGGTCATCGCCGGTACGTTTTTGCATTATCTGGTCATGCCATTGGCAGCCTGGGGATTGGCCAAACTGTTTCATATGCCGCCGGATCTCGCAGCGGGCATGATTCTGGTGGGAAGCGTTGCCAGTGGTACCGCATCTAACGTGATGATCTATCTGGCGAAAGGGGATGTCGCGCTGTCTGTCACTATCTCATCGGTTTCCGCGCTGGTGGGCGTGTTTGCCACGCCGCTGCTAACACGTTTCTATGTTGATACGCATATTCAAGTCGATGTGGTCGGCATGCTGTTGAGCATTGTAAAAATCGTCGTCATTCCAATCAGTTTGGGTTTGATCATTCACCACAGCATGAACAGCGTGGTACGTCGCGTAGAACCTTATTTACCTGCGTTTTCGATGATCTGCATTCTGTTAATCATCAGTGCAGTGGTCGCGGGCAGCCAGAGCTTTATTGGTTCGGTGGGCTTGGTGGTGATCGTCGCGGTGATTCTGCATAACGCCATTGGCCTGCTTGGCGGCTATTGGGGTGGCAAACTTTTTGGATTCGACGAATCTACCTGCCGCACGCTGGCGCTGGAGGTCGGCATGCAGAACTCAGGTCTGGCGGCGACGCTGGGCAAGCTCTACTTCTCACCGCTGGCCGCGTTGCCTGGCGCACTGTTCTCGGTATGGCACAATCTTTCGGGTTCGCTGCTGGCAGGCTACTGGTCAGGCAAACCGATCAAGAAGAAGTAA
- a CDS encoding TOBE domain-containing protein, producing MNKGKIVQNGDAESLYTQPVDHFAAGFIGHYNLLSAEQATQLTGQTFHSQVAIRPETIRFTPLGSGIPAEIISHTLLGNVIRYRVSAHGIELSIDVLNRTAADLHPVGMQIGLQLEMSTLRQVA from the coding sequence ATGAACAAAGGGAAAATTGTGCAAAACGGCGATGCTGAGTCGCTGTATACCCAGCCGGTTGATCACTTTGCCGCCGGTTTTATTGGCCACTACAACCTGTTAAGCGCAGAGCAAGCCACGCAACTCACCGGGCAAACATTCCATTCACAGGTCGCGATCCGCCCAGAGACGATACGTTTCACCCCGTTAGGTAGCGGCATCCCGGCTGAGATCATTAGCCACACTCTGCTTGGCAACGTAATCCGTTATCGTGTCAGCGCGCACGGTATAGAACTTTCCATTGACGTTTTGAACCGCACGGCGGCGGATTTACACCCTGTTGGCATGCAGATTGGTCTACAGTTAGAGATGTCGACGTTGCGCCAGGTGGCTTAA
- a CDS encoding Na/Pi cotransporter family protein: MLTLLNLLSAVALLVWGTHIVRTGIMRVYGADLRRVLSRSIEQKPMAFLAGIGVTTLVQSSNATTLLVTSFVAQNLVSLTPALVVVLGADVGTAIMARILTFDLSWLSPLFIFFGVVFFLGRKQTRAGQLGRASIGLGLILLALQLIVEAARPITQASGVQVLFSSLTGDIMLDALIGAVFAIISYSSLAAVLITATLTATGVISFKVALCLVIGANLGSGLLAMINASGSNAAGKRVALGSLLFKLIGCVIILPFVNPVAIWLDKLPVSDEELVIFFHVFYNLIRCVVLVPFADPMARLCRRLISDDTESALILKPKHLDRSALDTPALALVNAAREALRMGDVLEQMLDAFSKVVHREPREERTVRRLDDDVDVLYTAIKLYLARMPKEDLGEEDSRRWSEIIEMSLNLEQAGDIIERMSSDVADKSLAARRAFSAEGLKELEALHEQLIANLRLSLSVFLSHDVTSAKRLRRAKHRFRLMIRRYSHAHVDRLHQKNVQSIETSSLHLGLLGDMKRLNSLFCATAYTVLEQPDDERDYE, translated from the coding sequence GTGTTAACCCTGCTTAATCTCCTTTCCGCGGTCGCACTGTTGGTATGGGGCACGCATATCGTGCGTACTGGCATTATGCGCGTTTATGGTGCTGATTTACGGCGCGTGTTAAGTCGCAGTATTGAACAAAAACCCATGGCATTCCTTGCCGGAATCGGCGTTACCACGCTGGTGCAAAGCAGTAATGCCACCACGCTTTTAGTCACTTCCTTTGTCGCGCAAAACCTGGTCAGCCTGACGCCCGCCTTAGTGGTGGTACTGGGCGCAGATGTCGGCACGGCGATCATGGCGCGTATTCTGACGTTTGATCTCTCCTGGCTTTCACCGCTGTTTATCTTTTTTGGCGTGGTGTTTTTCCTCGGGCGTAAACAGACGCGAGCCGGTCAACTCGGTCGGGCCAGCATTGGGTTGGGATTGATTCTTTTAGCGCTACAGCTGATCGTCGAGGCCGCACGGCCGATTACGCAAGCTTCCGGTGTACAAGTGCTGTTTTCCAGCCTGACCGGCGACATCATGCTGGATGCGCTGATTGGCGCGGTCTTCGCCATTATTAGTTACTCAAGCCTGGCGGCGGTATTAATCACTGCAACCTTAACCGCCACCGGCGTGATCTCATTCAAAGTCGCGCTTTGCCTGGTGATTGGTGCCAATCTCGGCAGCGGATTGCTGGCAATGATCAACGCCAGCGGTTCCAACGCTGCGGGCAAACGCGTCGCATTGGGCAGCTTGTTATTCAAGTTGATTGGCTGCGTCATCATCTTGCCGTTCGTCAATCCGGTCGCGATATGGCTCGATAAACTGCCGGTCAGCGATGAAGAGTTAGTGATCTTCTTCCACGTCTTTTACAACCTGATTCGCTGTGTGGTGCTGGTGCCTTTTGCTGATCCTATGGCGCGTTTGTGCCGTCGCCTGATCAGTGATGACACCGAAAGCGCGCTTATTCTTAAACCCAAGCATCTGGATCGAAGCGCATTGGATACACCAGCGCTGGCGCTGGTCAATGCTGCTCGTGAGGCATTACGGATGGGTGACGTGCTGGAGCAGATGCTTGATGCCTTCAGCAAGGTCGTACACCGCGAACCGCGTGAAGAGCGTACGGTTCGCAGATTAGATGACGATGTGGATGTGCTTTATACCGCCATCAAACTTTACCTGGCGCGTATGCCAAAAGAGGATTTAGGCGAAGAAGATTCGCGGCGCTGGAGCGAAATTATCGAGATGTCGCTGAATCTCGAGCAGGCCGGCGACATTATTGAGCGCATGAGCAGCGATGTTGCCGACAAGTCCCTTGCCGCACGGCGTGCTTTTTCCGCTGAAGGATTAAAAGAGTTGGAAGCATTACACGAACAGTTGATTGCTAACCTACGGCTTAGCTTGTCCGTATTTCTTTCACATGATGTCACCAGCGCCAAACGACTACGCCGCGCCAAGCATCGCTTTCGCCTGATGATTCGCCGCTATTCGCATGCGCATGTGGATCGCTTGCATCAGAAGAATGTGCAAAGTATTGAAACCAGCTCGCTACATTTGGGTTTATTAGGGGATATGAAACGTCTGAATTCTCTGTTCTGTGCCACCGCTTACACGGTGTTAGAACAGCCCGATGATGAGCGAGATTATGAATGA
- a CDS encoding ABC transporter permease, protein MSRAEQIYHRLIVWLLFLILALPLVATLLYAVSSDWSNTILPEGYSLKWFIQLWSDGRFLTALGHSLLICFGALIFSLVLVLPAMFVIAYYYPRLDAVMNVLILMPFAVPPVVSSVGLLQLYSSSPLMLTGTPWILIGCYFTIALPFIYRAIANNMQAINLRELIDAAHLLGASTWQAALFVVLPNLRKGVLIAVLLSFSFLIGEFVFANLLVGNRYETLQVYLFNMRNGSGHFTSALVISYFFVVLLVTWLANVLNPERG, encoded by the coding sequence ATGTCGCGTGCGGAACAGATTTATCATCGTTTGATCGTGTGGTTGCTGTTTCTCATACTGGCACTGCCGCTGGTAGCGACCTTGCTCTATGCCGTCTCATCGGACTGGAGCAACACGATCCTTCCTGAAGGTTACTCGCTGAAGTGGTTTATTCAGCTGTGGAGCGATGGCCGATTTTTAACAGCACTCGGCCATTCTTTGCTGATTTGCTTTGGCGCGCTGATCTTTTCGCTAGTGCTGGTGCTGCCTGCAATGTTTGTAATCGCTTACTACTATCCACGACTCGATGCCGTAATGAATGTGCTGATTTTAATGCCGTTTGCCGTACCGCCCGTTGTCTCTTCGGTTGGCTTATTACAGCTCTATTCGTCTTCGCCGCTGATGCTGACCGGCACACCGTGGATTCTTATCGGCTGTTATTTCACTATCGCTCTGCCCTTTATTTACCGCGCTATCGCGAACAATATGCAGGCAATTAATTTGAGAGAATTGATCGACGCCGCGCATCTGTTAGGTGCCAGCACCTGGCAAGCGGCTTTGTTCGTGGTGCTGCCGAACCTGCGTAAAGGCGTATTAATTGCGGTACTGCTTTCATTCTCGTTTTTGATCGGTGAGTTTGTATTCGCTAACCTGCTGGTCGGCAACCGCTATGAAACGTTGCAGGTTTATCTCTTCAATATGCGCAACGGCAGCGGCCACTTCACCAGCGCACTGGTTATCTCCTATTTCTTCGTGGTGCTGCTGGTGACCTGGCTGGCCAACGTCCTGAATCCTGAGCGAGGCTGA
- a CDS encoding alkaline phosphatase family protein translates to MKTILVVLDGLNNQVAQHAMGYLYAECAQGHGHYYTLTCELPSLSRPLYECILTGIPPVKSGIIHNGVSRLSRERSIFHYARAAGLTTAAAAYHWVSELYNQTPFVPARDRHTDAPDLPIQYGHFYSDDSYPDSHLFEDAESLRLRHNPDFMFIHPMNIDDAGHKHGLSSPQYRNRARMADGYLSHWMPTWLAEGYQVIVTADHGMNDDRSHGGILPEETQVPLFVFGRAFSLQAEIAPQQTELCGTVCELLGVAHDKPICRGLLAEPNA, encoded by the coding sequence ATGAAAACGATCCTCGTGGTGCTGGACGGCTTAAACAATCAGGTCGCGCAACATGCAATGGGCTACTTGTATGCCGAATGTGCGCAAGGTCATGGTCACTATTACACCCTTACCTGCGAATTGCCGTCCCTGTCGCGTCCGTTGTATGAGTGCATCCTGACCGGCATTCCGCCGGTTAAGAGCGGAATAATTCATAACGGCGTGAGTCGATTGAGTCGTGAGCGCAGCATTTTTCACTATGCGCGTGCAGCTGGGCTGACCACGGCGGCAGCGGCCTACCACTGGGTGAGTGAGCTTTATAATCAAACACCGTTCGTTCCGGCGCGCGATCGTCATACCGACGCGCCGGACTTGCCCATTCAATATGGGCATTTTTACTCTGACGACAGCTACCCCGATTCTCATCTGTTTGAAGATGCAGAAAGTTTGCGCCTGCGCCACAACCCTGACTTTATGTTCATTCATCCGATGAACATTGACGATGCAGGCCATAAACACGGGTTGTCTTCACCGCAATACCGTAATCGAGCGCGCATGGCAGATGGTTATTTGTCGCACTGGATGCCGACCTGGCTGGCAGAAGGATATCAGGTGATTGTTACCGCCGATCACGGCATGAATGACGATCGCTCGCACGGGGGTATTTTGCCGGAAGAAACTCAGGTTCCGCTGTTTGTGTTTGGCCGCGCTTTCTCACTTCAAGCCGAGATTGCGCCACAGCAAACTGAACTGTGCGGCACGGTGTGCGAACTGCTGGGTGTTGCGCATGACAAGCCCATCTGTCGTGGCTTACTGGCGGAGCCGAACGCATGA